The stretch of DNA aaatcccaatttttttattttttttagctgtgaggtcgacgcgcgaaccactcatccgccaggccacccattcatagatagatattaatcattacattttattattacaaaataatttacgtgtagtagacatgcacctgcttatggcaggtgtgatactggtgtgtgcccataccaagcaattatgatgttgctcacattgctcagtgtgctcagggaggttgtctttctgcccagacaaacaaaaaattagagggaacattgctcacaaCATTTATTTACTGCCAGACTGTCCTGGCCAAAGTGGATTGGGTGTCTACACTGGCAGTCAAAGTTTAATTTGTGCCCCATAAATGGTTAAACAcactaagatttaaaaaaaaataaccatcaGGAATGAAACACAACTTCATTTTCCATTCAATCAAAAGTAGTTTATTTGACTTTGCCTTCTCCGTATAGCTTTCTATTATAATAAGACACTTCTCTGCTTGTACATTGCTCCCTTGAACTAAAAATGGCAACATTTGTTGGTGGGAATGTAAGTTGGGGTCGACAAAACTTAAAGATACATACCAATATACATACATCTGCATATATTACGGCTCCATTAATAAAACCGGAAATGCTAAAACAACAGAATGGACCAATCCAGGTACCTTGGTAATGCTGGAAACAGTACAATCGTTTTGAGTACTTTCAATacactacttttttttcttttagcatgGGTACATACAATAATGTGCACATCAATATCAAATAGCCAAGGAGGACTGGAGGATTCGTTAAACCAGTCTGAATAGTACAGCTAGCGATGCAGAAACCAGTGACGTACAAGGCAGGCTGCACACGTGGCTGTGTGTATTCATGCTTGAAGTAAATTCTAGTAATGTACTGTATTAAAACTATACAAAAAGTGATTCTCCACTGCGTGTTGATTTGGGTGATGAATATTCTGTATGTATGCGCAGAGCTGAACGGATGTATTTTTCTTATGAAAATTTGATGACATTGATTCAATCAAGTGTGGGCGGAAAGGCAGAAAGTGCTTGCCATTCCCCTTGCAACATAGataccagaaaaaaaaccacacacacacacaaatgccctACTTCAAACATCCCTGGTTAAACTGTTACTGtcagtaaacaaacaaaaccccAACTTACAGCAGTGAATTGATGCAAAGGAGTACTTAAGTTGACAATTGCTTGCAACTGTGAGCAGCTGTCCACTGCTTGACTACGAGTGTTACAAATTCATTATTTCCAGAACAAATCTAACCTGCTTGTTCAATTCTCGTGATCTGTTATATGTGACACAGGTGATTCTGccctttcttctttttgttggAACTGCCATCCAGAGATCATGTTTTGCAAACCCCCTCCCAAGATTAGGAGATATCTTGTTGGTGTGAGAATTCCCAATAGCAGTAGCAAAGGGTGCATCACAGCATGCAAAACAGCAGAGATGTAATACTTGACCTATATCTGAGTACTCTGGGCCCAGACAGAGTACCTGTCCTTGTTCCATCACATAGAACTTGCTCgagtaaatgaatacaaaagaaaaacagcaaccaagttttttttgtcttaccaCAAGGAGTGCTTAACAACATAATACCTACCAAAGCAATGACAATTTAACCAACAATTTGTGAAGTGAAACATGTTTTCTATAACCTACATTTTTTAACTTGCTTTCCCCTCAACAGAATAAGACATTCCACTTTAAAGAGAAAGATTCCGTATCAAAATGGAGGCTCAAAGAAATTAGGGAATAAAGCCATCATGTAATTAACTGGGTTGAATAAATCTAATTTATAaatgaaaagggggaaaaactacCGTTAAGTGGGGTGTATTTTTGCAGGTAACAAGGGTGCTACGGTGAGGCTGAAGAAgcctttattttcttaaaaacaaaaagactgaTCAATCCAAATAAATTTGCAAACCAGGTTGACATGAGAGCatgaaaggaagaaaaaaaacagcatctaCACAATTAACAGGACAATGATATAAAAAGACAAACTAGTGACAAGGAACAGTAGTACATGGGTCCTACAACAGTCTTTACATACTTGGCAGAAAACCAAAACGTTCATAACTGGGagccaagaaaaagaaaataagagaCAAGAGGGCTGTTTAACAATccactttgttaaaaaaaaaaaaaacacgtacacAGACACTTAACATTTCATATGGCTGAAACTGAATTGACACGACTCTCctgaaaacaaataatataataagATAATCGTATGATACACTGATACTGCTCTTGTTCAGCTGACGCTACGCTTTTCCCCCTTAGAAGGGGAAGTCGTGCAGAACTGGACAACTGTACACCACCAAAGGCAAAAGTGTGGTAGAAATATACACAGGTACatgaatatatgaatataaaaGTTTGcccaattagatttttttttttttttgccaaatcagTCCCACAATCATTTTACGTCGACATGACTACACAAGTTCTACATGTTTAAAGACGTCATTTTGTGCTTGTATGTATAGCAGTGTGAATCCCCCGATTTTAAAACAATGCACTCATTGCCAAACTACAAGCGTGTAATATCGACCTGGGGCAAAACTTTTGCAGGGTGAAGAGGGCACAATTCAACAGAGagtaagacaaaagaaaaaaaatatacaaagaaaGAAGGGGTCGACAGCGCACTGATgcgaaaggggggaaaaaaggtgaCCAGGGCGAATGTAGAATACCATCTCCATATACTGTACATGACACTAATATGTTTAGGGATGCAAACATGAAAACCAAAACAGGGATAAAATGGAAGAGTCGGGTTAGAAAGTGAGTGCAGTTCAGCcgaaatgttttgaaatactCGATCACTTCCTATTCTTCGGTGAGGGCCAATTGCCTCGCTTCTCTCCACGGATGCCGCCTCCATTTCCTGTCCCGCCGGAGCCACCGCCACTTGGCCCTCGAGAACCTCTGCCTCCGCCCCCACCTCCTCCGACATTCACCCTCCGGTTTTGCCTTTCCATGCCAGGACGCTGGCTTGAAAAGCTTCTCTTGTTACCTTGGGCCTCTTTCCCTCCCATCTCTCGCTCAATGgcgcctcctccgcctcctccgcctcctcctcccttCCCaatgtggtggtggtgatggtgagAAGGATACGACTTCCCTCCATCTTTGTCTCGGAACTCAGTGAAGTCACTGCTCTCGGAAGCCGTCTCCCACTCTTCGTTGGCCTGATCTGAGTTCTGGTTGGTGAAGTCTGGGGACTTGGCTCCGTGGCTGTGGTGGTGCAAGGGGTGGGTGGGTCCACTGGTGCCCTGGTTGAAGTGGAGATGCTGATGGCTGTTTGCATTTCCAAGGTGCCCACCACCACTGTTATTGGTAGCAGTAAGTGTGGGGGTGTGGTTGGCGTTCTGGGCATTACTGATCAGTGGGGCTGGGACTGTAGTGGCTCCATTACTGTCTTGAATTGAATTTACAGAAGGAGAGGAGGGCCTTCCTCCTCCGATCACACCTACTCCACCGTTGATTCGCGCGGCGTTCTCTCGTTCCTTCAGCCTTCgaaagcgaggcggcttgtccTGCTGATGCTGTGACCGCATGTTCCGACGACGCTTGGGTCGCTCGAAGCCACTGGGAGGAAACCCGCGGTTGGTTGGAGGGACTGAATTTGGCCCACCAGTGATTGATGCGGGATTGGTTGAAGCTTGCTGGGTCAAAACAGTTCCATTGCCAGTGGCCGCTTGAGTGGTGCTAGGACTAGGAGTCAACATAGAGCTCTGGGGTGGATTGGACCCATGACTTTGAGCTTGATTCCCATCAGCCATCTTATCCTTCTTCTCCAAAGACGGCCCTCCCCTGCccaagtccttgtgccctgagttATGTGATGGGGCTTGCTGCCTCCGTGCAAAGTTTGGCTGCCTCGAGGACCCCCCATGAGAGGCTGAGCTGGGGGGACCCCTGTGTCCCCCTCCAGGTCCACCGACATTGCCGCTATTCCTGTAGATATTTCCTCCGCTACCGCCACCCCTACCCCTCCTCGATGGCACACCCCTCGGGGTGAATACCCGAGCCTGTGGCCCCCTTGCTGGTGCGGAGGGCATTACCCCACTAATATTCATGCTCGTATTATTGATGCCATTCTTGGTGTTGGGTTTGTGGGGGTCATCCTTGTCCGATTGCCCCACGTCACTAGCTCCACTCTCACTGCCCGTCTCCGAACCTCTCTCCCTTCTCCTCTTGGGGATTTCTTCATACTCTGAGCCCTCACTGCGTGTTTCACTTCGATTCCTCGCCCTAGCCGGGTTGTGGTGGGACCTATCCTGAGCATGCCTACCAACAGGGGTTTCACCCTTTGAATCATGATGGCGCCCAACAGTAACAGAGGTGCGAAAGTCTCTGCCACTCCTGGTGGCCATTCTGCCACGGGTGCCACCACTAGGACCAGCGTTGGCTGTGAAGGTACCCCTGTAGCCCCGTCCGCGGCCGTAAAACTCACCGCCTCGCCCACGGCTGCCTCTGGTGACTTTGTTGGCAACTCCATGATTATGGGACGCACTGGTTCTTCTTTCAAAAGAACGGTCTCTGTCCCTTCGGGATGAGGATGCTGAAAATCCTGAATTACCGTCTGCCTCTTTAAGTCCTCTCCCTGAaccaccaccacctcctccAGGTGGCCGTTCTTTTCCACCGTTCCTGGGTTTTATTGTTACAGCAGACTCTTCTCTGCATGATGGAGCTGATGTGTTATGAGAGGTGGGGGCATCCTGCTTTACTGAGGTCGATTGACCACCGTCCTTCTCTTTATCTTTAACAAATCCTTGGCTGGATTTCCCTCCTCCGTCACCTTCAAGCTCCTTTTTCATCTCTTTCATCAGTGGCTTCTTGATTGGACCGGCCCTTTTGTTGGTATTGTTGCCTCCCGACTGGTTTGCGGACTTATGCTCTGACGGCGCATGCGAGGCATCGTCAGCACGGAAATTGCTCCCACTTCCTGCATTGTTATACCTCCTGCTATGAGAGGACCCACCAGCCATGTTAGTGCTGCCAGCCCGAGGGCCCCATTGAGTCTCTGTTTTATGATCCCGCACTCCTCTTTGGTTTGACCTTGGATGGGGATGATGGCCTGCCTGAGCGTGACCGCCATGTTGAGCAGGGGGTGGGCTCGAGGTTATAGCAGCGTGTGGTACATATGCAGAGCCTGTTTTTTCATGCTTTACATGAGCGCCACTGCCAGTACTGCCTCTTTCACCACCAAGATTATGCCCAACTCCAGCTTCACCTTCCCTGTGACTATGCTGATGCTGCAAAATGGCCTTGAGATTGCCATCTTCCCTGGTCGAGGCAGAAGATGAAGTTGAGGAGCAAGAGGATGAGAGGGAGGGCTGTTGGAGTGGGGGAGAAGAATTGGTCTTTTTCAGAGCGCCCTCAACTACCTTGTCATGGCTATTCTCGTGCCTATGGGATTGGACAGTGTAGTGAGACTGCTGAGGGTGGTGGTTGctgtgatggtggtggtgattAGAGTTGCCCTCTACATTTGGGACGTCTGCACGGCCGTTACGATCGTAATGAGAATGTGAATGCCCCCAAAGTTGGCCTGGTTGAGACCCCCGGTTCTGGCCTTCATCCTGATGGGTGAAGTTACGGGAGTGGCTTCCCCTTTCACTAGCtctttgttgttgctgctgctggtgAGCTGGCATCCTTGCACCTTGATCAGGGAAGTTGTTGTAGTTGCCGCGCCCACTTATGTAGTGATGAGGGGGGTGGTTTCCACCTGGGGCATTAATTGGAGGCGGAGTCTGGTTCGACGGCCCAGAGCTTGTGTTGGTCTGCTTGATGGGTCCCAGTCCACCCTCTCTTAAGCGATGGGGAGGAGTGTCACTCCTAAGAAATACATGGTATTACATAATTGCCCATTAGTAAAGCACAGATTGGTTTTGACAAAATTAGTAGAATAGAAATCCAGTGCAGCATAAAATTACAGAAAAACAGAACGTATAACAGTTTCAACCCTTGCCCCTTCATACCTGGGTCCTTTGGTCACATCTTCCTCCTCGGAAGTCTGCCTATGCCTGAGAGGAGGATTTATACCACAAGTTTCCCCTCCACTAGGAAACACTTCAGCCCCCCAGGCCAGTTTAGGATCAACAGGGGGAGTACCACGGTGAGGATGCCCTGGATGCTGCTGTTGCCGATCAAAGGGGTCTGAACCAGATCCTCCTGAATCAGACCGCTCACGGCCTATAAGCCCTGAGAaggtgtttttttataaatacaatGATCCCAGTATATAATTTAAAggattacaaatattttcttacCTGATGGGTGCATTCCTGTGGAATAGAAGTCCATAGGTGGGCGGCCCTGCATCATTCGAGCATCCATGTAAGGCATCATCATCCAGCGTGGGTCAAAATTCATTGGAAGAGGGCGAACTATATTGCTGGCCTGATATAGTGGTCCTCCCTGCTTAGGCCCAGGTCCTGGCTGAGGTGTTGAAACCGGTGATGTACCCTGCGGTGCCTGGGATTGAGGGGAGAGCTGGCTCTGAGATGCCTGGCTATGCTGATGTTGCCATTGCTGTTGCTGTTTCAGAAGCTGCTCCTATTAACAAGAAGAGACCATAGTTCAATCAATATCCTATTTTGTCTAATGTATTGTGTTGCAGTCTGTGTGGGTTCTTTTAAGTCCAAGTCAGGCACAGCTGACAAATCAACAAATGCGTCACAGTCTAAACCGAGTCAATATTTTGACAACGCTAGCAATTGTTATCCGAAAAACCAACTACTGATTAATCTACTGAGATTTGAGGATACTTGACACTGTTTGAAAAACCAAGATTCAATTAGAGCTAGGGATGCACACCCTTTCAGTAGCTGCAGCAGTTGAATTACAAACAACTTTTATGATATGGACTGACTTTCCAATCTAAATGTTGTACCGCtcccaaaattgggtaaaatgatATTTATCGAATTAAAGTTGAAGTGAGAAGTAATCCAGATGAAATAGTTCAGCATTATGaagagaaaatgataaatatcacAAATTAAGTTTGCTTGAATTTCTTTTATGTCCATATACGGTGTGAAAATTGCTGATAATTGTGATATTTTGGTTATGAAAACTGCCATAACATTTTATAGGTTTAATTTCTAGCTAAGTGTCTATGTATTACCAAGAAATAATATGACATATTTGAATGTAGATATCATGAAATTACTGGTCAGAGTCAGAGTCATTTTTGTACCTGTTGCTGTCTCTGAAAACGTGGTGGGAGGGACTTTTGGTACTTTGAGTAACCCTGGCCTGGCGCACCGGTAGCTTGACGGCCAGATCCCACTCCTATATTCTCAATCTTCACTGGTTCCATTCCTCTTTCACCTCCACTTCCTGCACGCACTTGAGGAGTGCAGACAGTCTCCTCTTTGTCTACTGTTGAAGATACTTCCAACGTGGCCTGCTGTGGTAGTGTCAGAGCTGGCTGAGGGCAATGCTGGACATCTGTGCGGGAAAGGGGTTTGTTTGGGTAAACATATTTTCCAACGTCAAACCTATACAAATCTGCCAACATACCCGTGCTGGAGTCGtagctgctgttgctgctcGCCCGCTGTCTGTCACCAACACCAAGACCTGTACCTGACTGTACAGGCAGCGCAGGTGGCTCTTCAGGGTCGACACAAGGCGAAGGCGGGTGGCTAATGTTGGGTGAAGGTGCAGAGGCCGACAAGGACGGACTTGGGCTGCCGGCTGTGGCCGTTGTAGAATTCTCATCAAGGCTGGGTGTTTTACTGCCAGTATTTCCTGCGACGTTGCCaccttgctgctgctgctgttgttgtttctcATCCAGCCTTTTCAGCTTTTCTGCACAGGCCGCACGTCTCTCCTCTTCCATTCGCCGTTCTTCCTCCTCACGGCGTCGACGAGCTCGCTCCACAGCGGCCGAAATCTCGGTGGAAGATTGCTTCCTACGCTGACGCCATGTTTCATCCTCATCGTCTCCGGGAACCCCATGAACCAGCAGACCAGGCTGGGGAGGAGGGGTTGGACCTCCTGCTGCTGGCTGATTCTGGGCGTGGCCTACTTTTCCAAAGGCCAATGAAGCACTCTGGCTGTGAGACCGGTCCTGAATAAAGTATATTAGAATGATCACTAGTCTTCGGCTAGAATTCAGGtgatttttgatttctgcacgTGCACAAAATTACTCCTTCAACCAAAGAatcaaaagattttttaaattccccTGAAAGCAAATTCTGCATTCATGCATCTATATTCTGTACACAAAAATGGAAATTCCAAGTTCTAATTCTTGTGCTGTTGACCAAAATTACTGGTTAGGTTCAAATAGAACACAGTTAATAAGACATTCATACCTGTTGGTTGGATGGTGCTCCTTGGTTGCCTTCAGACCATCCTGGCTTGTTTGAGGATGTCTGTGGGCCTTCGTCAGTGTTGGAAGGAGGATTGCGGCAGTTATCTCCATTGGTGTCTGCGGCTCGAGAGCAGGATGTTGCAGAAGGGGTCTCTTGAGACTTCTGCTGCGTACTAAAAatgagatatatttttttttaattagtttaaAGCAACCATTAAATTTCACATTCTTTCGTCACACACTGACTTTAAGTCATTCTTGCTCTCTGTTGTGTCCTCCTCCCCTTCATCTTCTCCTTCATCATCACTGAACTTTAACTTTGCGGAGTAATCAATCTCCTCATGTGCCCCTGTTAAACCAAAATAGGATTAATTCAAAGGCAGAACTCAGAGAgcaataaatacaatgattttGGGGTCTAAAAGAAATGCTGATGTAATGATTACCCCCCTCTTTCAATCATGtaagaaatattttcttatagatttttttgtgtatatttatagATGAGGAAAGTCAGACCTGCCCAGCCTTCATCTCCGTCATGGTCTAACTCATCGAGCTCCTTGAGGTCATCTTGCTTTAGGATGGAGGGTCGTTTTACCACCTCTCCACCTGCATCTCGTGAAAGAAGCTGAGGCCTGCTGTCAGGACCAACCTGTGACCGGAACCTGTAAAGGGGTGGCTGCATTAGTTTTGAATCATGACTCAAAAACATGtcatgacagtttttttttgtagtggtatatagacctgggcgataaaacgataacaataattattggcaaataatttttgtcaacaacaataataaaaactttccataaacgtaaaaaaaaaagctacaattacaccacccaaacaccacaaagaactGGGTTGCCGATTCTatgtgaacgctagttccagaccaacgttcagtagactgttatcgtgataattatcgatatcgactgccaaaaaaaaaaagatttatattgCCCAGGTCTAGTGGCATACAAAActttggaaaagaaaatacCTTGGAGCTCCATCACCAGGTGGTGCAAACCTGtagggcccttgaggaccataATTTGCCGGGAAGGGTAAATATGGTGGATACATCTAGgcgaaagaaaacaaaaaacactcaaaCACATTCCTCATTTGAATCTTAAATGGGAACTCAACCCAAATTATGGGTGGCAAGAAAAGTGTTTAATAGATATTGTCATTACTCAAATTACTATTGATTTTGTGGGAAAAATACTTGGATTAATCAATATGGGGAGGATGCCAAGGGTGAATTAAACAATCTgctgcagaaaaaaatctgtgtttttACTTTGAAGGTGGTCCTGGCGGCAAATTGTTAGCATGTTATCGTACTGTATAGTTTAAACAATCGTTATGACAGCTGGCTTGATTCCGTTTGTTGACTGTAGTCAATATAAGATAATATACCAACTTGATTAGTATGAGAACCACTATTGTGGGTCAGCCGGATCACAGCTGTGTCATTAGCTGGCTAGATATGCAGATCTGATCAATGTCAAGGTTGCTTACTAAATGGATCTGGGATTTGTTAGTAAATAAAGCCAATAGAAAGAAtggaaaatactgaaaaaaagttGCCCAGTTAAGGCTCAGATGtttcaaacatttttcccaGCTAAAACCTGAAAGAAAATGTAGTAAAAAACATTCGACTGCAGGAACACATTTTGACAAGTAGAGTATagctccctttaaaaaaataaaataaaaagctacTTACGAATGGCGGCATGATCCCTCGGAATTGGGGAAAGCCAGGCCCCACACCGGGCTGAGGCAGGGGTAAAGCGGGGCTGCCTGCGGGAGGGTTCCTAGGTGGCACGTGGGACTGCGAGTTCTGAGGCGGGACCCCGGCTGCCCCCTCCATCAGCAACGCCCCACCAGTGCCACCCTCTGCCACTCCCTCCCCAGAGGTGGGTGCCATGCCTCGGCCCCCACCGTCCCGCCAGCTTGTAACGTCTAAACAACAAGAATTTGAATTAAGGATACTTCCAACACACATTCATCTTTTAGCATTTCCTTCGTAAGCTTAAAATCGTACAATTTCACCAGTATATTAGCTGTAAATAACCAAGGACATATTTGCCTTGTAAAACTATTTGAGTTTATATATCGAAATGTTTTAACAATATAAAAGAGACATCACATACTTTGGGGGCGGAGGCTTGGTCCGGGCCCATACCACTGATCTGCAGTGCCCTGTTCTCTGCCAGCTTTGTCCTGGTCGCCAGCCGCCTGCAGGGTGGGAAATTCCTCGCGAGAGAATGGCGATGGTAGGTTTGATCCCTTTCCACCTGAATAAAGAAACAGGAATGTAACTTGACAGACCAATACaaatatgtaatataaaaaaaggatGTGTAACtgctacaaaaaataaaaacccaccATCCCCTTGTACTCCATGTGTAACACTGGCCTGTGCCCAGGACCTTGCCCCTACGGCCTGGGTTGATGCTGGAGCCATagcctaaacaaaaaaaattggatacATAAACTCTAGTCCCTTAAGACCCACCAGGGCATTTTTCATGTTATTCTGCAGGTATCTTACTGTGACTGGTGGCACCTCTGAAGCTGGTGGGGTTCTCGGTTGAGTCGGTGCAGGTGTCTGTGAAGCCACAGGCTGCTGCGGTTCCTGCTGCGGTGCTGACAATGCATCGGTACTGAAATAATGAAAATCCATAAATATATCATATtaagagaaaatgaaaatattaactCTTCGGAAATATTCCCTATTTTCCGAACTACTACAAATCGCCCTTTTGTTAATTGGAGTTTTATTCTTAACTACTGTATTTATTCGAATACAACGTGCACcgataatttgtgactaaaaatgtgtatccattttttctctctccaggttttatagctcacaccaaggattgcaccagtactgggaactggcaaatgctgaacataTGTCgctatgacaaaacatttattcacaacatatggtacggaaacttggtaaaaaaaaactactaccAATGCACCTGCAAGTGGTGtcattttttgtgttaaaaCATTTTCTGCATTATTGTAGTTGTAAGAAATGTCAATTGCATATTAAAATTCTATAAACAACAATCTTTCTTGTGAAAGCcattcaaaattgttttgaatggtGGGACTTTGAAGTGATTTATAGACCAGAAAATATCTTACACGTCCAAAATGAGTACATTGCTATACCACAATTTACCTCTTTGGGTCCGCTTGTTCCTGTTTGCTTGCCCATCCTGTGCCGTCTTTGGGAACGAGTGAGACGTTGGGGTCGTTGCCTTTATTTTCTGCCTTCAGACTTGGCAAATGGGCAGGGGGTGGCATACGCCGGGCAGAGGCAACTTTACCGAGAGACTGCAAGCCATGGCGTGGGGGAACTGATAAAGCAAAGGACAGAACCAGGATCAACtcaatgaggtttttttttaatataccaccctgatttaagaaaaacatgaaattcCCACATCATAAAATTGAATACTAATAATCAAGAAAACAGATGGTACTGATGTTTGAACTTAAATCTTTTTGGGAGAGACTGGtagttttactttcaaagttgAAACTGACAG from Stigmatopora argus isolate UIUO_Sarg chromosome 21, RoL_Sarg_1.0, whole genome shotgun sequence encodes:
- the prrc2a gene encoding protein PRRC2A, which translates into the protein MSERSGQTAKGKEGKTKYASLNLFDTYKGKSLETQKPIVPPRHGLQSLGKVASARRMPPPAHLPSLKAENKGNDPNVSLVPKDGTGWASKQEQADPKSTDALSAPQQEPQQPVASQTPAPTQPRTPPASEVPPVTAMAPASTQAVGARSWAQASVTHGVQGDGGKGSNLPSPFSREEFPTLQAAGDQDKAGREQGTADQWYGPGPSLRPQNVTSWRDGGGRGMAPTSGEGVAEGGTGGALLMEGAAGVPPQNSQSHVPPRNPPAGSPALPLPQPGVGPGFPQFRGIMPPFMYPPYLPFPANYGPQGPYRFAPPGDGAPRFRSQVGPDSRPQLLSRDAGGEVVKRPSILKQDDLKELDELDHDGDEGWAGAHEEIDYSAKLKFSDDEGEDEGEEDTTESKNDLNTQQKSQETPSATSCSRAADTNGDNCRNPPSNTDEGPQTSSNKPGWSEGNQGAPSNQQDRSHSQSASLAFGKVGHAQNQPAAGGPTPPPQPGLLVHGVPGDDEDETWRQRRKQSSTEISAAVERARRRREEEERRMEEERRAACAEKLKRLDEKQQQQQQQGGNVAGNTGSKTPSLDENSTTATAGSPSPSLSASAPSPNISHPPSPCVDPEEPPALPVQSGTGLGVGDRQRASSNSSYDSSTDVQHCPQPALTLPQQATLEVSSTVDKEETVCTPQVRAGSGGERGMEPVKIENIGVGSGRQATGAPGQGYSKYQKSLPPRFQRQQQEQLLKQQQQWQHQHSQASQSQLSPQSQAPQGTSPVSTPQPGPGPKQGGPLYQASNIVRPLPMNFDPRWMMMPYMDARMMQGRPPMDFYSTGMHPSGLIGRERSDSGGSGSDPFDRQQQHPGHPHRGTPPVDPKLAWGAEVFPSGGETCGINPPLRHRQTSEEEDVTKGPRSDTPPHRLREGGLGPIKQTNTSSGPSNQTPPPINAPGGNHPPHHYISGRGNYNNFPDQGARMPAHQQQQQQRASERGSHSRNFTHQDEGQNRGSQPGQLWGHSHSHYDRNGRADVPNVEGNSNHHHHHSNHHPQQSHYTVQSHRHENSHDKVVEGALKKTNSSPPLQQPSLSSSCSSTSSSASTREDGNLKAILQHQHSHREGEAGVGHNLGGERGSTGSGAHVKHEKTGSAYVPHAAITSSPPPAQHGGHAQAGHHPHPRSNQRGVRDHKTETQWGPRAGSTNMAGGSSHSRRYNNAGSGSNFRADDASHAPSEHKSANQSGGNNTNKRAGPIKKPLMKEMKKELEGDGGGKSSQGFVKDKEKDGGQSTSVKQDAPTSHNTSAPSCREESAVTIKPRNGGKERPPGGGGGGSGRGLKEADGNSGFSASSSRRDRDRSFERRTSASHNHGVANKVTRGSRGRGGEFYGRGRGYRGTFTANAGPSGGTRGRMATRSGRDFRTSVTVGRHHDSKGETPVGRHAQDRSHHNPARARNRSETRSEGSEYEEIPKRRRERGSETGSESGASDVGQSDKDDPHKPNTKNGINNTSMNISGVMPSAPARGPQARVFTPRGVPSRRGRGGGSGGNIYRNSGNVGGPGGGHRGPPSSASHGGSSRQPNFARRQQAPSHNSGHKDLGRGGPSLEKKDKMADGNQAQSHGSNPPQSSMLTPSPSTTQAATGNGTVLTQQASTNPASITGGPNSVPPTNRGFPPSGFERPKRRRNMRSQHQQDKPPRFRRLKERENAARINGGVGVIGGGRPSSPSVNSIQDSNGATTVPAPLISNAQNANHTPTLTATNNSGGGHLGNANSHQHLHFNQGTSGPTHPLHHHSHGAKSPDFTNQNSDQANEEWETASESSDFTEFRDKDGGKSYPSHHHHHHIGKGGGGGGGGGGAIEREMGGKEAQGNKRSFSSQRPGMERQNRRVNVGGGGGGGRGSRGPSGGGSGGTGNGGGIRGEKRGNWPSPKNRK